A part of Neoarius graeffei isolate fNeoGra1 chromosome 22, fNeoGra1.pri, whole genome shotgun sequence genomic DNA contains:
- the tmem200b gene encoding LOW QUALITY PROTEIN: uncharacterized protein tmem200b (The sequence of the model RefSeq protein was modified relative to this genomic sequence to represent the inferred CDS: substituted 1 base at 1 genomic stop codon) has product MRTHKTQTQALASSSSQCLRCFNLRSRKTKKGVVQGKVRIRSMPGAFLVLGMIVVIVGTTLAVVGYWPYRVQRSAGGSLSKSPSQGSSWGLGAKGLFSTASLIHTDRMKLLGPVIMGVGLFILICANTVLYENRDKETQILLSEMQSMMCTMSTVPSAEFTQVNSLIRHYHWVGSLPAAHLNILCLKELASSDPLLQAKTTKEERVSLQREVIHTEVLHHQESLFISSVHLSDSCNSSKGDISTYLDVEKREDCGHQPQPESHCNLNKYLTSSFISTPEGEDWEITTIPPRRSHSMSYRPISHTLSKPLVHLEERAVQNTSCLKQFPQLCISEICVNQPGISRKTLDMDLSLVEGQKHHSWPXSDFGNARMHLKLENNPIIWNGFSLWV; this is encoded by the coding sequence ATGAGAACCCACAAGACCCAAACCCAGGCTTTAGCCTCATCATCCTCTCAATGTTTGCGATGCTTCAATTTGCGCTCCAGGAAGACTAAAAAAGGGGTAGTCCAGGGTAAGGTGCGCATCCGCTCCATGCCGGGGGCATTCCTGGTGTTGGGGATGATAGTGGTGATTGTTGGCACAACACTGGCAGTGGTGGGGTACTGGCCATACAGGGTCCAGCGGTCCGCAGGAGGTTCACTGAGTAAGAGCCCCTCTCAGGGATCCAGTTGGGGCCTTGGAGCCAAAGGGCTGTTCTCAACAGCGAGTCTGATTCACACTGACAGGATGAAACTACTAGGTCCTGTTATTATGGGAGTGGGACTATTTATTCTAATCTGTGCTAACACAGTACTATATGAGAATCGAGACAAAGAGACTCAAATTTTGCTGTCTGAGATGCAGAGTATGATGTGCACCATGTCTACAGTGCCCTCAGCAGAGTTCACCCAAGTAAACTCACTGATCAGGCACTACCACTGGGTTGGCAGCCTGCCTGCAGCCCACTTGAATATTTTGTGCCTTAAAGAACTGGCCTCCTCTGATCCACTGCTGCAGGCCAAGACTACAAAAGAAGAGAGAGTTTCACTTCAGAGAGAAGTGATTCACACTGAGGTCCTTCATCATCAAGAGTCTTTATTCATCTCCTCTGTTCATTTATCAGACTCCTGCAACTCCAGCAAAGGAGACATCAGCACTTATCTGGATGTAGAAAAAAGAGAAGACTGTGGCCACCAGCCCCAGCCAGAAAGTCACTGTAACCTCAACAAGTACCTGACTTCATCTTTTATCTCTACCCCAGAGGGGGAGGACTGGGAGATAACCACAATCCCTCCAAGGCGCTCCCATAGTATGAGTTATAGACCTATTTCACACACATTGTCCAAGCCCTTAGTACACTTGGAGGAAAGGGCAGTGCAGAATACAAGCTGCCTTAAACAGTTCCCACAATTATGCATCTCTGAGATATGTGTAAATCAGCCAGGAATTAGCAGAAAAACTCTTGACATGGACCTTTCACTTGTTGAGGGTCAGAAGCACCACAGTTGGCCTTGATCTGATTTTGGAAATGCTAGAATGCATCTCAAGCTAGAAAACAATCCAATCATCTGGAATGGTTTTTCACTTTGGGTCTGA